TTTGACGAGACATTCAGTCCTGTTGTCAAGCCCGCCACAGTTCGGACAGTGCTCTCCCTCGCCCTCTCCCGCGAATGGCCAGTTCACCAGCTCGATGTAAAGAATGCCTTTCTACACGGGACCCTGTCTGAAACTGTTTTTGCTGCACAGCCTGCTGGTTTTGAGGATCCCACTCATCCCGGATGTCTGTCGACTCAACAAGTCTCTCTATGGTCTCAAGCAAGCTCCTCGGGCATGGTACAGTCGCTTTGCTACATTTATTCTCTCCCTTGGATTTGTGAATGCCAAGACAGACACCTCCCTATTTATCTACCATCATGGTGCCGACACAGCATACTTGCTGCTGTACGTAGATGACATCATCCTCACTGCCTCCTCCACAGCTGTCCTCCGTCGCATCATATCTGCCCTACAGCGTGAGTTCAACATGAAGGACCTTGGCAAGTTACACCATTTTCTTGGAATGCAAGTTCAGCACCGGGATGGATGTCTGCTTTTGTCTCAGCAACAATACATGATGGAGATTCTTGACCGGGCTGGTATGACTGAATGCAAACCCTGCTCTACTCCAGTTGACACCAATCCAAAGCTATCTGCAGTAAGTGGTGACCCAGTTCAGGATCCCTCTGATTTTCGCAGCCTAGCCGGTGCTCTTCAGTACCTCACTTTCACTCGTCCGGACATTGCTTATGCTGTTCAGCAAGTGTGTCTCCACATGCATGATCCACGGGAACCTCACTTGGCTGCCCTCAAGCGGATCCTTCGGTATGTTCGCGGGACTCTACATTTGGGGTTGGTGCTCCGcccctcatcccaacatgagctggTCGCCTACTCTGATGCTGACTGGGCCGGCTGCCCGGATACTCGCAAGTCCACTTCTGGATATGTGGTCTTCCTTGGTGATAACCTCATTTCCTGGTCCTCCAAACGCCAAAACACCGTGTCCCGATCCAGTGCCGAAGCTGAATATCGCGCCGTTGCCAACACTGTTGCAGAAGCTTCCTGGCTGCGCCAACTTCTCAGTGAATTACAGTCCCCCTTGCAGCGTGCTACATTGGTCTACTGTGATAACATTAGCGCCGTCTACATGTCCGCCAACCCAGTCCAGCAACAGCGGACTAAACACATCAAGATTGATCTCCATTTTGTTCGGGAACATGTTGCTCTTGGTGCTGTTCGAGTTCTTCATGTTCCAACCACCTCTCAGTatgccgacatcttcaccaaaggaTTGCCATCTTCGCTCTTCACAGAGTTTAGAACCAGTCTGAATGTCTGCTGCACTGATGCTCAGACTGCGGGGGGATGTTAGCAAGTTATGTTTGCCTCCTAGTCTATTGTGCCTGCGCCTTGGACTCTAGATACAGCCATGCGCCAGGCTAGGCACTTGTGCTATTTAGCATGAGTTAATTAGGTTCCTAGATTGTGTTCACACCTTGAACCCTTGAGTTCTCCTGCCTATATATTGTAATCCCTTGTAATCTGTGATCAATCAATATATACTATTCAGAGTTTATCTCTCTCACAACTACCATGTATTGTGCATATAAAATTACCATGTACCATTTGATATGCCACATAGACTAAGCTTGTGCTGATTGGAGTGATTTGGACCTCAAGTAGCACATTTAGCAATTTTAGGGACCCATATGTGCAATTTAAGAGTTTAGGACACCACAGAGCATGTTTAAGGACAATTGGTGTATTTTACTCAAGTATATATAATTTAACACAAGTTACCTCAGGGGTTATGTACCACTTGCTATATGGATCTCGATGAGGCTGGGAATCAGAATTGACACGACCATACAACAGTCCATGGCTGATATTGGTTCGGTCGAGGGAAGAAAGTATTTCATCTACTCGAACAAAAGCATCGTCATCAGTTTTCATCACATACTTGGCTGACAGGACATTTGTCTGCAAAGAATACTTGCTTAGAAAATGCAAACATAATATCAAGTGccgtataaataaaataaaaaataatgcaATAAATCAGATATACCCCATAGATGCAGATCGCTATGGTCTTCCAAAGAATCAGGCTATAGTAATCCACAAATGGCATCAACTGGATGTCTCCATATGTTCGCGCTTCATTCCAGAGTTCCTCATTGACCACCTCATTTTTGTGCTAACAATGGAAGGTAGGGCCAGATGAGTATAGACTCTAAATTGAGATTTAATTCAAACTAGTAAGGGTAGAAAATTATAACATATAGAAAAGTGACTGGTAAAACCATTATGTTTAATGGCTGTTCAAACAATAGTATTGATAAACAAAAAAAATGGTGTGATACGTTGCAATTGCAAGCAGTTATGTAGAGAAAGCAATCAACAGAGACAGAAATACCCTCAATGGAGTGGTAGTTGCATGCATAATTTGTATCCGATTGACCACAATAGTGCACTCGACATATTGTTTAGGATCAATTAAGATGAGCGCTGCCTTCTAGTATGCTATTGTCCTTCTACGTCATAATTTATCTTGTACATACTTCTAAGCATAGAACCATACTAAAAACTAAAAGCCAAAGCAACTATATTGTCAAATTACCATAATATAGCTGTCCACTTTCAAAGTTTTATTCTTAccaggccaacaaagaaacgaaCTGCAACTTTTCCTGAGCGCACATCATCATACTGCATCCAAGTTCTGCGAACTGCCATTCGGCGTTTGAAATTATTAGCTGTAGAGAAGACTCCAATGAAAAGATCAACAGATTTATTCATGGGCACAGGTGGAGCCTTCAATGTTTCTAAGTCGGTGACATGCTCGAAGTCCTCTGTTGTAGGCAGGCCACTTGCTATCACAGATAGCAATTTAATATCTCCTGCAATTCTTACTTCACCAACAAACCCTGGTTCCAAATCCTGGAGAGATCAATATATAAAGTGTAAATATAACAATAAAATAAAGCAGCACATAACATACTGTGATATCACTAAAAAGAGTGCATAACTAAAGAAAATAGTTTCATGTTAGCATGTATGAAATGACAAATACTTTAGCACATAGGGGGAAATCATTTTGCCTATAAATTGCTGTAGGATGCAAAGGAATGATGGGTTATTTATACTTATGCAAGACTTACCTCTCGGAATGCAAATGAAGTGATATGTTTGCCATCTACAGTCATATGTATCCCATGTGCTCCAATACGAAGAATTGTTACAGCAAGATATCCCTGTCTGAATGGAAAATACTTTCTAGGTTCCGCTTTCTTCTTCCTTGCAGCTGTCATGGTCGAAACATTTGAACGCAACCTAGAGGGAAGGATTTCTTTCTGGTCCTCACCTACCATGCTACTACATTTTTCTAGATCATCCACTGTGAAACAAGAGAAAGCAAAGAACCAATGTCAACCCTATGAAGAAGATTGTCGCCAAGACATATCATTTTGTTTAACAGCATATAAGAaataaaaacaaacaaacaaaatgcATATCTAGATCAATCAACACATTTCAGCTCCATTGTCTTAGTAAAGTGCATAGTTATGGAGATATATGTCAGCAACATCAACTGAAAAAGTTTTTCATTATATTTTGTATGTGCATGGCTAGCTTCAATACTTTAACAAGTGGATAAAGTAGCCAGATTACAGAAAGATTTACTCAAAATATCATGGTTCTTGCATGGCCTGCATAAGATATGGACCACTGAAAGAAAAGTACCTTTTGCACTGTCCTTAGCATCTGAATCAGGAGATGGGCAACGGTTTTCAGAACCCCAATCATCAGCTATTGTCCATGTATTTTGGACTATTACAGGATCTTCTGTGAGTTTATCACCAAGAAGACggacattataatgaagaacaattGGAGGGTCTGGTTCACCAGGAACTGCAGCTCCAGTTAACTCTATCTTAAAATTGCCCAGAAGACCACCAGGAGTGCCAATAATAGTTATTGAAGAGCCCTGAATCAATCCACAGGGAAGTTTTAAAGCAAACCTATCCCCTAATCTTGTGGCATTCATCCTTCGGATAGAATAAGGGCATTGCTTTCCTTTGTCCTTCTGCTGAATGCTGCCATTAACAGAAACAACTGAATCGTCATATGCAAGGGCTGTATTGAGTTCCCTCCATGCAACTCCAGCTTCCTTGATTGCCTCTACTCCATCTGGTAGAATGTGGGCATGAGATAATAGGTGTCTCAAATGATTCCAAGAATGTAAAGATTGAAGTTCTCTATCAGAGAGATTTCTGGTAATGGAAAGGTTGGATGCCAAGAGTCTGGTTGATATTACTTCAGAAGAATTCTGTGGATTCTGGATTGCACGTGGGTTTGGAACATCTAACCAATGTAATTCTGCCGTCCTGTTTTGCTGGAAAACATACTGAAGCGATTTGTCTGCAAGTGGGCTATCCAATATCACATATCTTAACACCAAGATGACGAACAAAGATACAATGACAACGCCATGCCATTTCTTCATCACTCAAAACCTTGTGACAAGTTGGTCCGGAGTTTGCATTCACTATATCTTCAATCTAAAGCATCACATAAATTCAGAACCAAACCATCCAATCAGAAAAGTTGAACAAATTCCTGCTGAACTGTCACCCTCATGTGGTGTATTCAACAACTCCCTCAACGTAACCAAACATTCCCAGGTGTATCCAGAAAGCTTTTATAACCACAAGGAAGCGTACCAACGAAGCTTGAGTCAGGTTGGAGTGCCCTACCAACCAGAAGAAAACAGCAGACAAGAATCAACTTTATCCTAATGTTTTCTCACACTGCACATTTGAGATGTTGGTTGCATAAAAGCATTAATTCGGGTATACAAGGCAAAAGGTTAGGCTCCAGTCACATACTCCTGTACGCAtccatgtttagttccaccaaattcccaactttgatactatataaaaagaagattctccgtcacatcaaacttgtggtacatgcatggagtactcaatgttgacgaaatcaaaaactaattgcacaatttggttgtacttacaagaggtcattggacaattattaccaaataaaaacaagagGTCACTATAGCTACATTGACCTCGGCGGCGCTTCGGTGCAACTAAACACGGCCTTGCTTTTGTGCCTTTTGTGCATATCACGATCTGTAACAGCCAGTCTCAGCAGGGTTTCATCTCTCAGTTTTTAACACATCCATATTTTGAAAACAGTGTAAAAGAGTTTCGTCTctatgaaactctctctactctcgtgaaacttttatcttctctcttcatcaagacagtgtcatgtcagcatatttaatgcccataaaactctatgaaatccctattgagactggcctaacGACGAACTCTCAAACCCCACGGCTAGGGACTCATCACTCAGCAATCATGCACTTCAATTCGACTAAGAACAAACGTCACTAACTCTTGTGGCAATACATGCCGAATCCAATTCTCGCTTTAAATGGGGAAGAGTTAGGGTTGGCTACGAATCACATCAAGAAACAACAGATAAACTGTTTGGGAAAAaaaaatcaagagtagcaaaactATCACAAAATCCTAAGGCGGGATCGCGGCTACTAATAACCGAAAAATTCCAATTACAAAATATTTGTAAGAGGAGGGAAAAAAAACGAGCAGCATAGTAATTTTTTTTACTTCGAACAAAAAGGTCATAAAATGGACAGCGCGAATCTAGCGTCACCGCATAAACCGCACCGACAATTTTCTTTtcgaagattttttttttaaaaaatgaaaGAGCATCACTCAGATACTCTTGCACCTTTAGAAATGGGGACGCAGATCACCAGAGTCCCAACGAAATCTGGCGCACGCCAACACGCGAAATCAGAAATGAAGCAAGCAGGCTTCAAAGCACACGAGCACGGAGCACGCGAACCCCAAATTTCGGAGGAAAATCGCCACACGACAGCGTCATCCTCCTCCACACGACCGCCCCCCCATCTCGCAATGTGTAGCTCCAAGCCCGCAAAGCACAAGCCCAATGCCAGAATCACTCACCAGgaatcctccgccgccgccgccgcccggccgcTGGGCCGCTCCGAAGAGCCTCGCGCGCGCTCGGCGGGGCACTCCTGAGTCCTGCCTAACCCCGCTGGCGCAGGCGCCGCCTGAGCGACGGAGCTAGCGAGCAGCAAGGCCTCCTGAGGAAGCCACCGAGACCGGGAGCGAGCGACGAACAAGTCAGGTGAAGGCAGGACAGGAGAGCGCAGGAGAAGAGAAGTCGACGGCGGTGTCAGAGGGAGGGAGCCTTTGACTGTGAGGAGGCTGCTTCAGGTCCACGCCACGGACCGACCGACCGCGAGCGGGCGAATAAGCGCCGTCGCGTGTCGCGGGGCCGGCGGGGCTCGCTCGGTCAGTCTCTTtgccctgccgtggcggagaagAGAAGAGGAGTCGCGGTCGGGCGGCGATGCGCCTGCGCGAGGATGGGTGTACTGGGTAGGTGGGTGGGTGCGTGCCGTTGGGTCGGCCGGGGCCAGGCTGCGGCCGCGCGATGCGGACTGGGATCTCACTCGTTTGCCAGTTGCCACGCTTGCTTCGGCGGTCGACGCGGCGCGGCTCGACGAGCGGGTTCTTGGCCTCTTTCTCGGTCGGGGAGCAGCgccggaggagaggagaggagaggagaggagaggagcggCTTTGTGCGAGCACACACACCGGTGGACAGACACGCGGTTACGGGACCGAGGCCTCCTTCTGCAGTCATCTGTGCGAGGTCCCGGACCTGTGGCTTTTTGTCGCGTCGCGTGCCTCGCTCTGCTCTTTTTTTACGATGGTCCTAGAGCCTCCTATCCGGTTCCTACTCTCCCGGCCAGGCGGATTTGCTGCCAACGATGCGGATTTTGCCGTAGGGAGGTGTGTACAAATGTGCAATCACAGTgtcgctcaaaaaaaaaaaagtcatgcGAACTAGAGGGAGCTTGTCCGATGAGCACCAAAACCTCCTTATAATATTTTACTAAAAAATTTAAAATACTGTTTGATTTAGCTGTGAACCGTAAAAAAGCTACTATGAGCT
The nucleotide sequence above comes from Miscanthus floridulus cultivar M001 chromosome 18, ASM1932011v1, whole genome shotgun sequence. Encoded proteins:
- the LOC136520103 gene encoding beta-1,3-galactosyltransferase GALT1-like, translated to MKKWHGVVIVSLFVILVLRYVILDSPLADKSLQYVFQQNRTAELHWLDVPNPRAIQNPQNSSEVISTRLLASNLSITRNLSDRELQSLHSWNHLRHLLSHAHILPDGVEAIKEAGVAWRELNTALAYDDSVVSVNGSIQQKDKGKQCPYSIRRMNATRLGDRFALKLPCGLIQGSSITIIGTPGGLLGNFKIELTGAAVPGEPDPPIVLHYNVRLLGDKLTEDPVIVQNTWTIADDWGSENRCPSPDSDAKDSAKVDDLEKCSSMVGEDQKEILPSRLRSNVSTMTAARKKKAEPRKYFPFRQGYLAVTILRIGAHGIHMTVDGKHITSFAFREDLEPGFVGEVRIAGDIKLLSVIASGLPTTEDFEHVTDLETLKAPPVPMNKSVDLFIGVFSTANNFKRRMAVRRTWMQYDDVRSGKVAVRFFVGLHKNEVVNEELWNEARTYGDIQLMPFVDYYSLILWKTIAICIYGTNVLSAKYVMKTDDDAFVRVDEILSSLDRTNISHGLLYGRVNSDSQPHRDPYSKWYITPEEWPEESYPPWAHGPGYIVSKDIAKEVYRKHKSGDLKMFKLEDVAMGIWINEMKKDGLDVKYENDGRILVEGCEDGYVVAHYQEPRDMMCLWDKVQKTKRGTCCKE